A genomic stretch from Pseudomonas sp. MUP55 includes:
- the pheA gene encoding prephenate dehydratase — translation MSEQELKALRVRIDSLDEKVLELISERARCAQEVARVKMASLAEGEVPVFYRPEREAQVLKRVMERNKGPLGNEEMARLFREIMSSCLALEQPLKVAYLGPEGTFTQAAAMKHFGHAVISKPMAAIDEVFREVAAGAVNFGVVPVENSTEGAVNHTLDSFLEHDMVICGEVELRIHHHLLVGENTKTDSISRIYSHAQSLAQCRKWLDAHYPNVERVAVASNAEAAKRVKGEWNSAAIAGDMAAGLYGLTRLAEKIEDRPDNSTRFLMIGSQEVPPTGDDKTSIIVSMSNKPGALHELLVPFHDNGIDLTRIETRPSRSGKWTYVFFIDFVGHHRDPLVKGVLEKISQEAVALKVLGSYPKAVL, via the coding sequence ATGTCTGAGCAAGAACTCAAGGCCCTGCGTGTACGCATCGACAGCCTGGACGAGAAAGTTCTGGAGCTGATCAGTGAGCGCGCACGCTGCGCCCAGGAAGTGGCGCGGGTGAAGATGGCGTCCCTGGCGGAAGGTGAGGTGCCGGTGTTCTACCGGCCCGAGCGTGAAGCCCAGGTGCTCAAGCGTGTGATGGAACGCAACAAGGGCCCGCTGGGTAACGAAGAGATGGCGCGGTTGTTCCGTGAAATCATGTCCTCGTGCCTGGCCCTCGAGCAGCCGCTGAAAGTGGCTTACCTCGGCCCGGAAGGCACCTTCACCCAAGCGGCTGCCATGAAGCATTTTGGCCATGCCGTGATCAGCAAGCCGATGGCGGCCATCGACGAAGTGTTCCGCGAAGTGGCGGCCGGTGCGGTGAATTTCGGCGTGGTGCCGGTGGAAAACTCCACCGAAGGTGCGGTCAACCACACGCTGGACAGCTTTCTCGAGCACGACATGGTCATCTGTGGCGAAGTCGAACTGCGCATCCACCACCACTTGCTGGTGGGCGAGAACACCAAGACCGACAGCATCAGCCGTATCTACTCCCACGCCCAGTCGCTGGCCCAGTGCCGCAAGTGGCTGGATGCGCATTACCCGAATGTCGAGCGCGTGGCGGTCGCCAGCAATGCCGAAGCGGCCAAGCGGGTCAAGGGCGAGTGGAATTCGGCGGCGATTGCCGGTGATATGGCGGCGGGCCTGTATGGCCTGACGCGCCTGGCCGAGAAAATCGAGGACCGTCCGGACAACTCCACGCGCTTTTTGATGATCGGTAGCCAGGAAGTGCCGCCCACTGGCGATGACAAGACGTCGATCATCGTGTCCATGAGCAACAAGCCGGGCGCGCTGCATGAACTGCTGGTGCCGTTCCATGACAACGGGATCGACCTGACGCGCATCGAGACGCGTCCTTCGCGCAGCGGTAAATGGACCTACGTGTTCTTTATCGACTTCGTCGGGCATCACCGCGACCCACTGGTCAAAGGTGTGCTGGAGAAAATCAGCCAGGAGGCCGTGGCACTCAAGGTGCTGGGCTCTTACCCGAAAGCGGTTTTGTGA
- the hisC gene encoding histidinol-phosphate transaminase has translation MSGNFLALAQPGVQQLSPYVPGKPVDELARELNLDPAKIVKLASNENPLGPSPKVLAAIREELAELTRYPDGNGFALKSLLAQKCRVELSQVTLGNGSNDILELVGRAYLAPGLNAVFSEHAFAVYPIVTQAVGADARVIPAKDWGHDLPAMLAAIDAQTRVVFIANPNNPTGTWFDARALHDFLQAVPEHVLVVLDEAYIEYAEGGDLPDGLDFLATYPNLLVSRTFSKAYGLASLRVGYGLSTAIVADVLNRVRQPFNVNSLALAAACAALKDADYLAESRRLNESGMQQLQEGVRELGLGWIASKGNFICVDLGKEAAPVFQGLLREGVIVRPVANYGMPNHLRVTIGLPAENSRFLEALAKVLARG, from the coding sequence ATGAGTGGCAACTTCCTCGCCCTGGCGCAGCCGGGCGTGCAACAACTGTCGCCTTACGTTCCGGGCAAGCCTGTGGACGAGTTGGCGCGCGAGTTGAATCTGGACCCGGCAAAAATCGTCAAGCTGGCCAGCAACGAGAACCCGCTGGGCCCAAGTCCCAAGGTGCTGGCGGCGATTCGCGAAGAGCTGGCTGAGCTGACGCGTTATCCCGATGGCAATGGCTTTGCCCTCAAGTCCCTGCTGGCGCAGAAATGCCGGGTGGAGCTGAGCCAGGTGACCCTGGGCAACGGCTCCAACGACATCCTTGAGCTGGTCGGTCGCGCCTATCTGGCGCCGGGCCTGAATGCCGTGTTCAGTGAACACGCATTCGCGGTCTACCCGATCGTTACCCAGGCCGTAGGCGCGGATGCCCGGGTTATCCCGGCAAAAGACTGGGGCCATGACCTGCCCGCGATGCTGGCGGCCATCGACGCGCAGACGCGCGTGGTGTTCATCGCCAACCCGAACAACCCCACCGGCACCTGGTTCGACGCGCGGGCGCTGCACGACTTCCTGCAAGCGGTGCCCGAGCACGTGCTGGTGGTGCTGGACGAGGCCTACATCGAGTACGCCGAAGGCGGCGACCTGCCCGATGGTCTGGACTTCCTGGCGACCTACCCGAATCTGCTGGTGTCGCGCACGTTCTCCAAGGCCTACGGCCTGGCGTCGCTGCGGGTTGGCTATGGCTTGTCCACGGCGATAGTCGCCGATGTGCTGAACCGCGTGCGTCAGCCGTTCAACGTCAACAGTCTCGCTTTGGCGGCGGCCTGTGCGGCGCTCAAGGATGCCGACTACCTGGCAGAAAGCCGTCGCCTCAACGAAAGCGGCATGCAGCAGTTGCAGGAAGGCGTTCGCGAGCTGGGCCTGGGCTGGATTGCGTCCAAGGGCAACTTCATTTGCGTCGACCTCGGCAAGGAAGCTGCACCGGTGTTCCAGGGCTTGCTGCGCGAAGGCGTGATCGTGCGCCCGGTGGCCAATTACGGCATGCCCAACCACCTGCGTGTCACCATCGGCTTGCCGGCCGAGAACAGCCGCTTCCTGGAGGCGTTGGCCAAGGTTCTGGCCCGTGGTTGA
- a CDS encoding bifunctional prephenate dehydrogenase/3-phosphoshikimate 1-carboxyvinyltransferase, translating to MIGRLVVVGLGLIGGSFAKGLRESGLCGEVVGVDLDPQSRKLAVELGVVDRCEADLAIACQGADVIQLAVPILAMEKLLAILAGLELGGAILTDVGSAKGNVVRAAQLAFGQMPPRFVPGHPIAGSEQSGVEASNAQLFRRHKVILTPHAQTDPAALAVVDRLWRELGADVEHMQVERHDEVLAATSHLPHLLAFGLVDSLAKRNENLEIFRYAAGGFRDFTRIAGSDPVMWHDIFLANREAVLRTLDTFRSDLDALRDAVDAGDGHQLLGVFTRARVAREHFSKILARRAYMETAVNADDLTFIASPGGRLSGRIRVPGDKSISHRSIMLGSLADGVTEVEGFLEGEDALATLQAFRDMGVVIEGPHHGRVTIHGVGLHGLKPAPGPIYLGNSGTSMRLLSGLLAAQSFDSVLTGDASLSRRPMSRVAKPLQEMGAVIETGPQGRPPLTIRGGQALKGLNYVLPMASAQVKSCLLLAGLYAEGKTSLTEPAPTRDHTERMLRGFGYPVVVQGATASVESGHGLTATHIEVPGDISSSAFFLVAATIAEGSELLLEHVGINPTRTGVIDILRLMGADITLENPREVGGEPVADLRVRAAVLKGIEIPEALVPLAIDEFPVLFVAAACAQGRTVLRGAEELRVKESDRIQVMADGLLALGVKCEPTPDGIIIDGGPIGGGDVDAQGDHRIAMAFSVASLQAAAPIRIHDCANVATSFPNFLTLCAHVGMRVAQEAQL from the coding sequence ATGATCGGTCGCCTGGTGGTGGTCGGTCTCGGGTTGATCGGTGGTTCCTTCGCCAAAGGCCTGCGCGAGAGCGGCCTGTGTGGTGAAGTGGTAGGTGTGGACCTGGACCCGCAATCACGTAAGTTGGCGGTGGAGCTGGGGGTGGTGGACCGCTGTGAGGCGGATCTGGCCATCGCTTGCCAGGGCGCCGACGTGATTCAGTTGGCCGTGCCGATTCTGGCCATGGAAAAGCTTTTGGCGATTCTGGCCGGCCTGGAGTTGGGCGGCGCGATCCTTACGGATGTCGGCAGTGCCAAGGGCAACGTGGTGCGCGCGGCGCAACTGGCGTTTGGCCAGATGCCGCCGCGCTTCGTGCCGGGTCATCCGATTGCCGGTTCCGAGCAGAGCGGGGTGGAGGCGTCCAATGCGCAGCTGTTTCGCCGGCACAAAGTGATTCTGACGCCGCACGCGCAGACCGACCCTGCGGCGCTGGCCGTGGTGGATCGCCTGTGGCGTGAGCTGGGTGCTGATGTGGAGCACATGCAGGTCGAGCGTCACGACGAAGTGCTCGCGGCCACCAGTCATCTGCCGCATTTGCTGGCATTCGGCCTGGTGGATTCGTTGGCCAAGCGCAACGAAAACCTGGAGATTTTCCGCTATGCCGCCGGTGGTTTTCGCGATTTTACGCGCATTGCCGGCAGCGATCCGGTGATGTGGCACGACATCTTCCTCGCCAACCGCGAAGCGGTGTTGCGCACCCTGGACACCTTCCGCAGCGACCTCGATGCCCTGCGCGATGCGGTGGATGCGGGCGATGGTCATCAACTATTGGGCGTGTTCACCCGCGCGCGGGTGGCGCGTGAACACTTCAGCAAGATCCTGGCGCGCCGTGCCTATATGGAAACCGCAGTGAACGCCGATGACCTGACCTTCATCGCCAGCCCCGGTGGCCGCTTGAGCGGGCGCATTCGGGTGCCGGGTGACAAGTCGATCTCCCATCGGTCGATCATGCTGGGCTCATTGGCCGATGGCGTCACCGAAGTCGAAGGTTTTCTTGAAGGTGAGGACGCTTTGGCGACCTTGCAGGCCTTTCGCGACATGGGTGTGGTGATTGAAGGGCCGCACCATGGTCGAGTGACCATTCATGGTGTGGGCTTGCACGGCTTGAAGCCTGCGCCTGGGCCGATCTATCTGGGCAATTCCGGTACGTCCATGCGCCTGTTGTCCGGTTTGCTGGCGGCGCAAAGCTTCGACAGCGTACTGACCGGCGATGCGTCGCTGTCCAGGCGCCCGATGAGTCGCGTGGCCAAGCCGCTGCAGGAAATGGGCGCGGTGATCGAGACCGGGCCGCAAGGGCGCCCTCCGCTGACCATTCGCGGTGGCCAGGCGCTCAAAGGCTTGAATTATGTACTGCCAATGGCCAGCGCCCAGGTGAAATCCTGCCTGTTGTTGGCCGGACTCTACGCCGAAGGCAAAACCTCGCTCACCGAACCTGCACCGACTCGGGACCACACCGAGCGTATGTTGCGCGGTTTTGGTTATCCGGTGGTGGTGCAGGGCGCGACGGCGTCGGTTGAGTCCGGGCATGGGCTGACCGCTACCCATATAGAAGTACCGGGAGATATTTCCTCTTCGGCATTTTTCCTGGTGGCGGCAACTATTGCCGAGGGTTCCGAGTTGTTGCTGGAGCATGTCGGTATCAATCCGACCCGCACCGGGGTGATCGATATCCTGCGCCTGATGGGGGCGGATATCACCTTGGAAAACCCTCGCGAAGTGGGCGGCGAGCCGGTTGCGGACTTGCGGGTGCGCGCCGCGGTACTCAAGGGTATCGAGATTCCCGAGGCGCTGGTGCCCTTGGCGATCGACGAGTTCCCGGTACTGTTCGTTGCCGCCGCCTGCGCGCAGGGGCGAACCGTACTGCGCGGTGCCGAGGAGCTGCGAGTGAAGGAGTCCGATCGAATCCAGGTCATGGCCGACGGTCTGTTGGCGCTGGGTGTGAAGTGTGAACCGACGCCTGATGGGATTATCATTGACGGTGGCCCGATAGGCGGTGGCGACGTAGATGCCCAGGGTGATCACCGGATTGCCATGGCATTCAGCGTGGCGTCCCTGCAGGCGGCGGCGCCGATTCGTATCCATGACTGTGCCAACGTCGCTACATCTTTTCCGAATTTTCTTACACTGTGTGCCCACGTCGGCATGCGTGTAGCCCAAGAGGCTCAATTGTGA
- the cmk gene encoding (d)CMP kinase has product MNIKAPVITIDGPSGSGKGTIAGILAKRLGWCLLDSGALYRLLAFAAHNHGVDLTNEELLTKIAAHLDVQFIAATDGQLQRIILEGDEVSDVIRTESIGAGASQVAALPAVREALLQRQRAFQEPPGLVADGRDMGTVVFPEAPLKIFLTASAEERARRRYLQLKGKVDGVSLSSLLDEIRARDERDTQRAVAPLKPAADAIQLDSTELSIEQVLQRIMSEIAIRDIAG; this is encoded by the coding sequence GTGAATATCAAAGCACCGGTGATTACCATCGACGGGCCAAGCGGCTCGGGCAAAGGCACGATCGCTGGCATCCTGGCCAAGCGCCTGGGCTGGTGCCTGCTGGATTCGGGCGCGCTGTATCGCCTGCTGGCGTTCGCCGCGCACAACCATGGCGTCGACCTGACCAACGAAGAGTTGCTGACCAAAATCGCCGCCCATCTGGATGTGCAATTCATCGCGGCGACCGACGGTCAATTGCAGCGCATCATTCTTGAAGGGGATGAGGTCAGTGATGTGATTCGCACCGAGAGTATCGGTGCCGGCGCTTCTCAAGTGGCGGCTCTGCCGGCAGTGCGTGAAGCGTTGCTGCAGCGCCAGCGCGCGTTTCAGGAGCCGCCAGGCCTGGTGGCCGATGGCCGCGACATGGGCACCGTGGTGTTTCCCGAGGCACCGCTGAAGATTTTCCTGACCGCCAGCGCCGAGGAGCGTGCCCGTCGCCGCTACTTGCAGTTGAAGGGCAAAGTCGATGGTGTTAGTCTGTCGAGTCTGCTAGATGAGATCCGTGCACGCGATGAGCGTGATACCCAGCGTGCGGTAGCCCCGCTCAAGCCGGCGGCTGACGCCATACAGCTGGATTCCACGGAGTTGTCCATCGAGCAGGTGTTGCAACGCATCATGAGCGAGATCGCAATTCGCGATATCGCCGGGTGA
- the rpsA gene encoding 30S ribosomal protein S1: MSESFAELFEESLKTLNLQAGSIITGVIVDIDYQARWVTVHAGLKSEALIPLEQFYNDAGDLTINVGDEVHVALDSVEDGFGETKLSREKAKRAECWIVLEAAFAAEEVVKGVINGKVKGGFTVDVNGIRAFLPGSLVDVRPVRDTTHLEGKELEFKVIKLDQKRNNVVVSRRSVLEAENSAEREALLESLQEGQQVKGIVKNLTDYGAFVDLGGVDGLLHITDMAWKRIKHPSEIVNVGDEIDVKVLKYDRERNRVSLGLKQLGEDPWVAIKARYPEGTRVTARVTNLTDYGCFAELEEGVEGLVHVSEMDWTNKNIHPSKVVQVGDEVEVMVLDIDEERRRISLGIKQCKSNPWEDFSGQFNKGDKISGTIKSITDFGIFIGLDGGIDGLVHLSDISWNEVGEEAVRRFKKGDELDTVILSVDPERERISLGIKQLESDPFSEYVQENDKGAIVKGTVKEVDAKGAIITLADDIEATLKASEISRDRVEDARNVLKEGQEVEAKIISVDRKSRVIQLSIKSKDEVEEKEAIQSLKEAPEAAADTTMAALLRQAMAKQN, translated from the coding sequence ATGAGCGAAAGCTTTGCGGAACTCTTTGAAGAAAGCCTAAAAACCCTGAACCTTCAGGCAGGCTCCATCATCACCGGTGTTATCGTTGATATCGATTACCAAGCTCGCTGGGTAACCGTTCACGCTGGTCTGAAGTCTGAAGCTCTGATCCCGCTGGAACAGTTCTACAACGATGCTGGTGATCTGACAATCAATGTCGGTGACGAAGTTCACGTTGCTCTGGACTCGGTTGAAGACGGTTTCGGTGAAACCAAGCTGTCCCGTGAAAAAGCCAAGCGCGCTGAATGCTGGATTGTTCTCGAAGCAGCCTTCGCAGCTGAAGAAGTGGTCAAGGGCGTTATCAACGGTAAGGTTAAAGGCGGCTTCACTGTCGACGTTAACGGCATCCGTGCGTTCCTGCCAGGTTCTTTGGTCGACGTTCGTCCAGTGCGCGATACCACGCACCTGGAAGGCAAAGAACTCGAATTCAAAGTCATCAAGCTCGACCAGAAGCGCAACAACGTTGTCGTTTCCCGTCGCAGCGTGCTGGAAGCAGAGAACTCCGCCGAGCGTGAAGCTCTGCTGGAATCCCTGCAGGAAGGCCAACAAGTCAAAGGTATCGTCAAGAACCTCACCGATTACGGCGCATTCGTCGATCTGGGTGGCGTCGATGGCCTGCTGCACATTACCGACATGGCTTGGAAGCGTATCAAGCATCCTTCCGAAATCGTCAACGTTGGCGACGAGATCGATGTCAAGGTTCTGAAATACGATCGCGAACGCAACCGTGTTTCCCTGGGCCTGAAGCAGCTGGGTGAAGATCCATGGGTCGCTATCAAAGCCCGTTACCCAGAAGGCACTCGTGTTACTGCACGTGTTACCAACCTGACCGACTACGGCTGCTTCGCTGAGCTGGAAGAAGGCGTTGAAGGCCTGGTACACGTTTCCGAAATGGACTGGACCAACAAGAACATCCACCCTTCGAAAGTCGTACAAGTCGGCGACGAAGTGGAAGTTATGGTTCTGGACATCGACGAAGAGCGTCGTCGTATCTCCCTGGGCATCAAGCAGTGCAAATCTAACCCATGGGAAGATTTCTCTGGCCAGTTCAACAAGGGCGATAAAATCTCCGGCACCATCAAGTCGATCACCGATTTCGGTATCTTCATTGGTCTGGACGGCGGCATCGACGGCCTGGTTCACCTGTCCGACATCTCCTGGAACGAAGTTGGCGAAGAAGCTGTTCGTCGTTTCAAGAAGGGCGACGAGCTGGACACCGTTATCCTGTCGGTTGACCCAGAGCGCGAGCGCATCTCCCTGGGCATCAAGCAACTGGAAAGCGATCCGTTCTCCGAATACGTTCAAGAGAACGACAAAGGCGCCATCGTTAAAGGTACAGTGAAAGAAGTTGACGCCAAAGGCGCCATCATCACTCTGGCCGACGATATCGAAGCGACTCTGAAAGCCTCCGAAATCAGCCGTGACCGCGTTGAAGACGCGCGCAACGTTCTGAAAGAAGGCCAGGAAGTAGAAGCCAAGATCATCAGCGTTGACCGCAAGAGCCGCGTAATCCAACTTTCCATCAAGTCGAAAGACGAAGTGGAAGAGAAGGAAGCTATCCAGAGCCTGAAAGAAGCTCCGGAAGCAGCTGCTGATACCACCATGGCGGCACTGCTGCGCCAGGCAATGGCTAAGCAGAACTAA
- the ihfB gene encoding integration host factor subunit beta, with amino-acid sequence MTKSELIERIVTHQGLLSSKDVELAIKTMLEQMSQCLATGDRIEIRGFGSFSLHYRAPRVGRNPKTGQSVSLDGKFVPHFKPGKELRDRVNEEEEEGV; translated from the coding sequence ATGACGAAGTCGGAGTTGATCGAACGAATTGTCACCCATCAAGGGCTGCTCTCATCCAAGGATGTGGAGTTGGCTATCAAGACCATGCTCGAGCAAATGTCCCAATGCCTGGCCACCGGAGATCGCATCGAAATCCGCGGCTTCGGCAGCTTCTCCCTCCACTACCGCGCCCCGCGCGTAGGCCGCAACCCCAAAACCGGCCAATCCGTCAGCCTCGACGGCAAGTTCGTTCCCCACTTCAAGCCGGGCAAGGAATTGCGTGATCGGGTGAACGAAGAAGAGGAAGAGGGCGTCTGA
- a CDS encoding lipopolysaccharide assembly protein LapA domain-containing protein, with protein sequence MRGVKRVVAVLIAVFAALVVLAFVLENQQGVALSFLGWSTAQMPVAVFVVVALIVGMLIGPLLGVVVRRRRHKAIA encoded by the coding sequence ATGCGTGGTGTTAAGCGCGTTGTGGCGGTATTGATTGCAGTGTTTGCGGCGTTGGTGGTCTTGGCATTTGTGCTGGAGAACCAGCAGGGTGTGGCGCTGTCGTTCCTGGGTTGGAGTACTGCGCAGATGCCGGTGGCGGTGTTTGTGGTGGTGGCTTTGATTGTGGGGATGTTGATTGGGCCTCTGTTGGGGGTGGTTGTGCGTAGGCGTCGGCATAAGGCGATCGCATAG